Proteins encoded in a region of the Brevefilum fermentans genome:
- a CDS encoding bifunctional 4-hydroxy-2-oxoglutarate aldolase/2-dehydro-3-deoxy-phosphogluconate aldolase, which produces MNVIERLGKAGLVPVVVIDKVEDAVPAARALLAGGLDIMEITMRTAAGIEAIRSVRTSVPEMLVGAGTILSLEKCIEAAEAGAQFIVSPGFDAEIVSWCVEHDVAVTPGCVTPTEIQQALALGVYTVKFFPSNVYGAVAAMNALNGPFKSVGVKFIPTGGVNNDNLSEYASQPFIHAIGGGWLCKTADIVNHNFGAITEVVKRAIDILLGFEMAHVGINVDTADESLQVCKQFESAFGFATKEGNSSNFASPGIEVMKSKFLGEMGHIAIKTNNISRAVHYLAKRGFEVDMETAKYKGDSMVAVYLNDEFGGFAIHLLQK; this is translated from the coding sequence ATGAATGTAATTGAAAGGCTTGGAAAAGCAGGCCTCGTCCCTGTTGTCGTCATCGACAAAGTTGAAGACGCGGTTCCAGCTGCCCGGGCGCTGTTGGCTGGTGGATTGGACATCATGGAGATCACCATGCGCACAGCAGCGGGAATCGAAGCAATCAGAAGCGTGCGCACGTCTGTGCCTGAAATGCTGGTTGGCGCAGGCACAATTTTGTCATTAGAAAAATGCATTGAAGCAGCCGAGGCCGGCGCACAGTTCATTGTTTCTCCCGGCTTTGACGCTGAAATAGTGAGCTGGTGTGTGGAACATGATGTTGCGGTAACGCCCGGTTGCGTCACACCGACAGAAATCCAACAGGCGCTGGCACTGGGAGTGTACACCGTTAAATTCTTCCCATCCAATGTTTACGGCGCTGTTGCTGCAATGAATGCATTAAACGGCCCCTTTAAGTCTGTCGGCGTTAAGTTCATTCCCACAGGTGGCGTTAATAATGACAATCTCTCAGAATATGCGAGTCAACCATTCATCCACGCCATTGGCGGTGGTTGGTTGTGTAAAACGGCTGATATTGTCAATCACAATTTTGGCGCGATCACAGAGGTCGTTAAACGAGCCATCGACATCCTGCTGGGATTCGAAATGGCACATGTTGGCATTAATGTGGACACTGCTGATGAATCCCTGCAGGTGTGCAAGCAATTTGAGTCTGCTTTCGGTTTTGCCACCAAGGAAGGCAATAGCTCGAACTTTGCCAGCCCTGGTATTGAAGTAATGAAATCAAAATTCCTCGGCGAGATGGGTCATATTGCCATTAAGACCAACAACATCTCAAGAGCCGTTCACTATCTGGCAAAGCGCGGCTTTGAAGTTGACATGGAAACCGCCAAATACAAGGGCGACTCGATGGTTGCTGTGTATTTAAACGATGAGTTTGGCGGTTTCGCTATCCACCTTCTGCAAAAGTAA
- the rpsG gene encoding 30S ribosomal protein S7, with translation MARRYKPEKREVSPDIKYGSTDIQEMINRIMLKGKKSTAANLMYDALAIIETRTGKDPVEIFDAALKNVSPLMEVRPRRVGGATYQVPLEVDPIRRKTLAMRWIITASRLRPGKSFGEKLANELMDASTNTGAAFRRREEMHRMAEANRAFSHFRV, from the coding sequence ATGGCGCGTAGATATAAACCAGAAAAGCGAGAGGTTTCACCGGATATTAAGTACGGCAGTACTGATATTCAGGAGATGATCAATCGGATCATGCTCAAGGGTAAAAAGAGCACGGCTGCCAATTTGATGTACGATGCGCTTGCAATCATTGAAACACGCACTGGCAAGGATCCCGTTGAGATCTTTGATGCTGCACTGAAGAACGTTTCCCCCTTGATGGAAGTGCGTCCACGCCGTGTGGGTGGCGCTACTTACCAGGTGCCGTTGGAAGTTGATCCCATCCGGCGAAAAACCCTGGCTATGCGCTGGATCATCACCGCTTCTCGTTTGCGACCGGGGAAATCCTTTGGCGAAAAGTTAGCCAATGAGTTGATGGATGCGTCAACTAATACCGGCGCTGCATTCCGCCGCCGTGAAGAGATGCACCGCATGGCTGAAGCTAACCGCGCATTCTCCCATTTCCGGGTTTAG
- a CDS encoding RraA family protein, which translates to METVIGSICDMMDTLGYSHIYLPNVIQPIRLTDVMVGRAYPTIICDVYGEQEKPLGLLTEAIDNISEDEVYIVTGGDRRCSYFGEIMTATIKRRGAVGAVIDGYIRDTRQVLEQDFPVFCMGRDAQGSLYRNQVIRYGVPVEIGNILIRPGDLIFGDIDGVVVIPKEIEEKAITVTLEKVRGEKDTREAIERGMSAVEAEKKYGSF; encoded by the coding sequence ATGGAAACCGTAATAGGTTCCATCTGCGACATGATGGATACCTTGGGCTACAGCCACATTTATCTTCCTAACGTTATTCAACCGATTCGTCTTACGGATGTGATGGTGGGACGTGCATACCCGACCATCATCTGCGATGTGTATGGTGAACAAGAGAAACCCCTGGGATTACTGACTGAGGCGATTGACAATATCAGCGAAGACGAGGTTTACATCGTAACAGGCGGAGACCGCCGCTGTAGCTACTTCGGCGAAATCATGACTGCAACCATCAAACGCCGGGGAGCGGTGGGTGCTGTAATTGATGGCTACATTCGCGATACGCGCCAGGTTTTAGAGCAGGATTTTCCTGTGTTTTGTATGGGGCGAGATGCCCAGGGGTCTTTGTATCGCAACCAGGTCATTCGCTATGGCGTTCCGGTTGAAATTGGAAATATCCTGATTCGGCCCGGTGATCTAATTTTTGGTGATATTGACGGCGTTGTCGTGATCCCTAAAGAAATCGAAGAGAAAGCAATCACTGTCACATTGGAGAAAGTACGCGGAGAAAAAGACACCCGTGAGGCGATTGAACGTGGTATGTCTGCAGTCGAAGCCGAGAAAAAATACGGTTCATTCTAA
- a CDS encoding rhomboid family intramembrane serine protease, producing the protein MIPIRDEIKARRVPVVNTLLIIVNVIVFCLQWLLASEQSEAILYQFAFVPYNFLMAPIKFSNLRNIFTAMFMHAGLLHLGGNMLYLWIFGDNVEDAWGHLGYLMFYLVGGVTATLVHTITNPLSVVPTVGASGAIAAVLGAYLVLYPHSRVLTFIPLGYFMTLRAVPAIIVLGMWFILQFFSGVLSLGGPDVGGVAFWAHIGGFVTGVLLAILFKKRRHQTPQQQRW; encoded by the coding sequence ATGATACCCATCCGAGACGAAATCAAAGCCCGCAGGGTACCGGTGGTGAATACCCTGTTAATTATCGTCAACGTCATTGTTTTTTGCTTGCAATGGCTGTTAGCCAGCGAGCAGAGCGAGGCTATTTTATACCAATTTGCATTTGTCCCCTACAATTTCTTGATGGCACCCATCAAATTCAGCAATCTGCGCAATATTTTCACTGCCATGTTCATGCATGCGGGGCTCTTGCACCTGGGCGGAAATATGCTTTACCTGTGGATCTTCGGCGATAATGTTGAAGACGCATGGGGGCACCTGGGCTACCTGATGTTTTACCTGGTTGGCGGCGTGACAGCCACACTCGTGCACACCATCACAAACCCTCTGTCCGTTGTCCCCACGGTTGGCGCCAGCGGAGCTATCGCTGCGGTTCTGGGCGCTTACCTCGTGCTTTATCCGCACAGCCGTGTACTCACCTTCATCCCCCTGGGGTATTTCATGACGCTCAGGGCTGTCCCAGCCATAATTGTGCTTGGAATGTGGTTCATTCTGCAATTTTTCAGCGGTGTGCTCTCCCTGGGTGGGCCAGATGTCGGGGGAGTAGCTTTTTGGGCTCACATTGGCGGGTTTGTCACCGGGGTGCTGCTGGCGATATTGTTCAAAAAACGCCGCCATCAAACCCCACAGCAGCAACGCTGGTAG
- a CDS encoding ABC transporter permease produces MNKIWSIIRKDSLIRFTSPVEWMFFLILPVLFIFILSGGTGVPADSRLNLMTVDQANSTLSAALIAELEKSSSVKPLMTDLRKALDSFESRQAASVLIIPENFAVEALQQGQAELELKQQRNNLNALVQQQAVQTAAGRISSVMDIANKSVELAESLKPFASREARQMFFDESYAAAQNLLGSAPELVTALEGETEDPINYDPRANSTAGQMVTWVFIPLIGLSAMFALERTGGTLRRILVTPTSKALYISGTVLGQVLTALLQMAILIGFGALVMKINWLHAPLALLLVMLTSALAAAALGTMLGTFVKTEGQANGLSILIGMVMALLGGCWYPIELFPPLMRMAAKALPTYWAMTGFLNIAVRGQELSGVLFESAVLLGFALVFFVIGVWRFRYE; encoded by the coding sequence TTGAACAAGATCTGGTCCATCATACGCAAAGATTCCCTCATTCGCTTCACCAGCCCTGTTGAATGGATGTTTTTCTTGATTTTGCCGGTATTGTTTATCTTCATCCTCAGCGGCGGTACCGGTGTCCCTGCTGATAGCCGCCTGAACCTGATGACCGTCGACCAGGCGAATTCCACGCTGTCAGCCGCTTTGATCGCAGAATTGGAGAAGTCCAGCTCGGTCAAACCCCTGATGACCGACCTGAGGAAAGCGCTGGATAGCTTTGAGTCACGCCAGGCTGCCTCTGTGTTGATCATCCCGGAAAACTTTGCCGTCGAAGCGCTGCAGCAGGGACAGGCAGAGCTGGAGCTCAAACAGCAACGCAATAACCTGAATGCCCTGGTGCAACAGCAGGCCGTGCAGACTGCAGCGGGGCGCATCAGCAGCGTGATGGATATTGCCAATAAAAGCGTTGAGCTGGCGGAATCCTTAAAACCCTTTGCCAGCCGCGAGGCGCGACAGATGTTTTTTGATGAATCCTATGCCGCTGCGCAAAATTTGCTGGGATCGGCGCCTGAGCTTGTTACAGCTCTGGAGGGGGAAACTGAAGACCCGATCAACTACGACCCGCGCGCCAATTCCACCGCCGGGCAGATGGTCACCTGGGTGTTTATCCCGCTGATCGGTCTTTCAGCCATGTTCGCCCTGGAGCGCACGGGTGGGACCTTGCGCCGCATCCTGGTCACGCCGACCAGCAAAGCGCTGTATATCAGCGGGACGGTGCTGGGACAGGTGTTAACTGCACTGCTGCAAATGGCGATTTTGATCGGCTTTGGGGCGTTGGTGATGAAGATCAACTGGCTGCACGCCCCCCTGGCGTTGCTCCTGGTGATGCTTACATCTGCACTGGCTGCCGCCGCCCTGGGAACGATGCTGGGTACTTTTGTGAAAACCGAGGGACAAGCCAACGGTTTATCGATCCTGATTGGCATGGTGATGGCGTTGTTGGGCGGCTGCTGGTATCCGATTGAGCTGTTCCCGCCGCTGATGCGCATGGCTGCCAAGGCACTGCCGACCTATTGGGCGATGACCGGATTTTTGAACATCGCCGTGCGGGGGCAGGAATTATCAGGCGTGTTGTTTGAAAGTGCGGTTCTGTTGGGTTTCGCCCTGGTGTTCTTTGTGATCGGTGTGTGGCGCTTCAGGTACGAGTAA
- a CDS encoding sugar kinase — protein MKFLTFGEIMLRLKPPYHERLFQGLMLEATFGGGEANVAVSLANYGMDVSYLTVLPKNAIGDACVQTIRKFGVDTSRIQRGAGRMGIYFLEPGANQLPSKVVYDREFSAIALAKPGDIDWDQAFSGIDWFHITGITPAISESAMLLSLQSVKAAKEKGITVSCDLNFRKNLWKYGKNAPEVMTELVKYVDVAVANEEDCQKSLGIKVDADVESGKLDVSKYEALTNQVLAQYPDMKLIAITLRESQSADINGWAGCLNDREQFYLSTRYEIRDIVDRVGGGDAFCSGLIYGLNAFTGKQDALEFAAAASCLKHSIIGDFNLVSIADVLNLMGGDASGRVQR, from the coding sequence ATGAAATTCCTAACCTTTGGCGAGATCATGCTGCGGTTGAAACCGCCATACCACGAGCGCTTGTTTCAAGGGTTAATGCTCGAGGCGACCTTCGGCGGCGGAGAAGCCAATGTTGCAGTATCGCTGGCAAATTACGGGATGGATGTGAGCTACCTCACGGTGCTTCCTAAAAACGCGATCGGCGACGCTTGCGTCCAGACCATCAGGAAATTCGGCGTTGATACCAGCAGGATTCAACGTGGCGCGGGGCGGATGGGGATTTATTTCCTGGAGCCTGGCGCAAACCAGCTCCCCAGCAAGGTTGTGTACGACCGTGAATTTTCTGCGATTGCCCTCGCTAAACCCGGCGATATCGATTGGGACCAGGCATTTTCAGGAATCGACTGGTTCCACATCACCGGTATCACGCCAGCAATTTCAGAATCAGCCATGCTGCTTTCCCTTCAGTCGGTAAAAGCCGCCAAGGAAAAAGGCATCACGGTGTCCTGTGACCTCAATTTTCGGAAAAATTTGTGGAAATATGGCAAAAATGCACCTGAGGTGATGACCGAATTGGTCAAGTACGTGGATGTTGCCGTTGCTAACGAGGAGGACTGCCAGAAATCACTGGGAATTAAAGTTGATGCTGATGTCGAGAGCGGCAAATTAGACGTTTCAAAATACGAAGCACTCACCAACCAGGTTCTGGCACAATATCCTGACATGAAGTTAATCGCAATAACACTGCGCGAAAGCCAGAGTGCGGATATCAACGGTTGGGCAGGCTGTTTGAATGACCGGGAGCAGTTCTACCTCAGTACGCGTTATGAGATTCGCGATATTGTCGATCGGGTTGGGGGTGGAGACGCGTTTTGCTCGGGTTTAATCTACGGGTTGAACGCGTTCACGGGAAAACAGGACGCACTCGAGTTTGCTGCGGCAGCCAGCTGCCTGAAACATTCCATCATTGGCGATTTTAATCTTGTCAGCATTGCCGATGTGCTCAATTTGATGGGCGGGGATGCTTCTGGAAGGGTTCAAAGATAA
- the rpsL gene encoding 30S ribosomal protein S12, whose protein sequence is MPTINQLIRKGRKTKQNKSKAPALQYTYNSQKQRRIRQLKGAPQKRGVCTIVRTMPPKKPNSALRKIARVRLTNHMEVTAYIPGEGHQLQEHSVVLVRGGRVKDLSGVRYHVVRGTLDSTGVEDRAQGRSKYGAKKPK, encoded by the coding sequence GTGCCAACGATCAACCAATTGATACGAAAAGGCCGAAAAACAAAGCAGAATAAGAGCAAGGCGCCTGCGCTGCAATATACGTATAATTCACAAAAACAAAGACGTATTCGACAGCTAAAGGGTGCACCGCAAAAACGCGGGGTCTGCACAATTGTACGGACCATGCCCCCTAAGAAACCGAACTCGGCTCTGCGGAAGATCGCCCGTGTACGTCTGACAAACCACATGGAAGTCACTGCCTACATCCCTGGCGAAGGTCACCAATTGCAGGAGCACTCGGTGGTGCTTGTGCGAGGTGGCCGCGTTAAGGATTTATCCGGTGTACGCTACCATGTCGTCCGAGGTACGTTGGATTCGACTGGCGTTGAGGACCGTGCGCAGGGTCGCTCAAAATATGGTGCAAAAAAGCCCAAGTAG
- the rpoB gene encoding DNA-directed RNA polymerase subunit beta, which translates to MAELPIKSYQNIPVGLDLPPLIQVQIDSFKRLKENGFYDLFAEISPIESYNKEMQLFFPSNDEVTKEWGLKFWYEDPKTTIEECLERDLTYASPLNVTVLLVGKEIGEPITQDLYLGDFPEMTPKGTFIINGTERVVVNQLIRSPGVYFGSEVDRMTNRHMSTAKMIPDRGAWIEMETRKNDYIIIKFNRKRTTPITVFLRALAAVDDGMGDDNNPIKYGTDEELIELFKDVDKDTERLFIASSINQEPSWEEYFADGKTIAEAALIEFFKRLRPGDPPTLENAKVFLEDQLFDKRRYDLERVGRYKLNQKLGLDIPIDHRTITKWDIVQIVKRMILINNKKEQRDDMDHLGNRRLKTVGELVQNKLRGGLNKMERIIKERMSTSGQEQVSPSSLVNIRPLVASLREFFGSSQLSQFMEETNPLAELRHKRTLSALGPGGLRRERAGFDVRDVHHTHYGRICPIETPEGPNIGLIGRMATYATVNEYGFIETPYRKVIKALKPTDNLVDRQVREDIKDPKTGELIAEKGERITKELAKKLAKLDLNEILVTPFVSDLYHYLSADAESKFTIAQANAPLNEFREFTRRVSCRHQLGFQLSNPEKIDYIDVSPQQIVGVSAALIPFLEHDDANRALMGSNMQAQAVPLIRPEIPIISTGMEAYAAIDSGQLVVADEDGEVVSVTGRMIQVRESDGNIRTYNLQKYRRSNQSTCIDQHPAVIKGQRIHKGEIIGDSSSSVNGNLALGQNVLVAFVSWEGGNFEDAILLSERLVQEDRYTSVHIEKHEVEARDTKVGPEEITRDIPNVGEEAVRNLDEHGIIRIGAEVGPSDILVGKITPKGEKELSPEERLLKAIFGEKSREVKDTSLKMPHGEHGIVVDVKVFTREENPDLKAGVETMVRVSVAQRRKVTEGDKMAGRHGNKGVISMIVPVEDMPFLDNGRTIDVILNPLSVPGRMNLGQILETHLGWAAERLGFRAVTPVFDGATEYEIEAELARAWIIDRAWEVAAQKAWDWIKGFEGYDPEIIKDDDEVRLLYLEDWLGDRGYKVHEFPSDPNYARRSTMREWLRDEGYDPDKITAFEDDVIPAHERHGQDSRAIDACLRLWMQSFGVKVSQQLKSEEVRSKARQVMQDFDKPKPTLGKQKLRDGKTGEYYDHPVTVGLMTVMKLHHLVEDKVHARATGPYSLVTQQPLGGKAQFGGQRFGEMEVWALEAYGAAYTLQEMLTVKSDDVEGRNSTYEAIVKGEKIKDPGIPAAFKVLVKELQSLGLAVEAVLENGELITFGKDEEKSKSFNPRTGLISLGQDLG; encoded by the coding sequence ATGGCAGAATTGCCCATCAAATCATACCAAAATATTCCAGTAGGTTTGGACCTACCTCCCTTAATCCAGGTGCAGATTGATTCCTTCAAGCGGCTTAAGGAAAACGGGTTTTATGATTTATTTGCTGAAATTTCCCCCATCGAGTCCTACAACAAAGAGATGCAATTATTTTTCCCCAGCAATGATGAGGTCACAAAAGAATGGGGTTTGAAGTTTTGGTACGAAGATCCTAAAACGACAATTGAGGAATGCCTGGAGCGTGATCTGACTTATGCTTCGCCGCTGAATGTCACGGTATTGCTCGTGGGAAAGGAGATTGGAGAACCGATCACACAGGATTTATACCTGGGCGATTTTCCAGAGATGACTCCCAAGGGGACCTTTATCATTAATGGCACAGAGCGGGTTGTGGTCAACCAATTGATTCGTTCTCCCGGGGTGTACTTTGGGAGCGAGGTTGATCGGATGACAAATCGACACATGTCGACAGCCAAGATGATCCCCGACCGGGGAGCCTGGATTGAGATGGAAACCCGCAAGAACGATTACATTATTATCAAATTTAACCGAAAACGGACGACACCAATCACGGTTTTCCTGCGTGCTTTAGCCGCGGTTGATGACGGCATGGGCGACGACAACAACCCGATTAAATATGGCACGGATGAGGAATTAATTGAGCTTTTCAAAGACGTAGATAAAGATACTGAGCGCTTGTTTATTGCTTCGTCAATTAACCAGGAGCCTTCCTGGGAAGAATATTTCGCTGACGGAAAAACCATTGCCGAGGCTGCATTAATTGAATTTTTCAAACGTTTGCGCCCTGGCGATCCACCTACGCTGGAGAATGCAAAGGTATTTTTAGAAGATCAGCTGTTCGATAAACGTCGCTATGATCTTGAGCGCGTCGGCCGTTATAAATTGAACCAAAAGTTGGGGCTGGATATTCCTATCGATCATCGCACGATCACAAAATGGGATATTGTGCAGATCGTAAAAAGAATGATCCTGATCAACAACAAGAAAGAGCAACGCGATGATATGGACCATCTGGGTAACCGCCGGTTGAAGACGGTCGGCGAACTGGTCCAGAATAAATTGCGAGGCGGTCTGAACAAGATGGAACGCATAATCAAAGAACGCATGTCCACCAGCGGTCAGGAGCAGGTTTCTCCATCCAGCTTGGTGAATATTCGCCCGTTAGTCGCCTCCTTGAGAGAGTTCTTTGGTTCAAGCCAGCTTTCGCAATTTATGGAAGAAACCAACCCCCTGGCAGAGTTACGTCATAAGCGCACGCTTTCCGCCCTGGGACCGGGCGGTCTGAGGCGTGAGCGAGCGGGTTTTGATGTGCGCGACGTTCATCACACGCATTACGGTCGCATTTGTCCTATCGAAACACCTGAAGGACCGAACATTGGTTTGATCGGTCGGATGGCAACCTATGCCACGGTTAATGAGTATGGCTTTATTGAAACGCCGTACCGTAAGGTGATTAAGGCATTAAAACCTACGGATAATCTGGTCGATCGCCAAGTAAGGGAGGATATCAAGGACCCGAAAACAGGAGAGCTGATCGCTGAAAAGGGTGAGCGCATAACCAAAGAGCTGGCAAAAAAACTAGCTAAACTTGACCTGAACGAGATTTTGGTGACGCCTTTCGTGTCAGATCTATATCATTATTTGTCTGCAGATGCTGAGAGCAAATTCACGATTGCCCAGGCTAATGCGCCGCTTAACGAATTTCGTGAATTTACCAGGAGAGTCTCTTGTCGGCACCAATTAGGTTTTCAATTATCCAATCCAGAAAAAATTGATTATATTGATGTTTCACCACAACAGATTGTGGGTGTGAGCGCCGCTTTGATTCCTTTCCTGGAGCATGATGATGCAAACCGGGCGTTGATGGGCTCAAACATGCAGGCACAAGCCGTACCACTGATTCGACCTGAAATCCCAATTATTTCCACTGGCATGGAAGCCTATGCAGCGATTGACTCCGGCCAACTGGTAGTGGCTGACGAGGATGGCGAGGTTGTCTCTGTAACGGGAAGAATGATCCAGGTACGTGAGAGCGATGGCAACATCCGCACCTACAATTTACAGAAATACAGACGCTCTAACCAATCAACCTGTATTGATCAACATCCAGCGGTGATTAAAGGCCAGCGGATTCATAAAGGAGAAATCATTGGCGATTCTTCTTCTTCTGTTAACGGCAACCTGGCATTAGGTCAGAATGTGCTGGTAGCCTTTGTCTCCTGGGAGGGTGGCAACTTCGAAGATGCGATCTTACTCTCAGAGCGACTCGTGCAGGAGGATCGATACACTTCGGTTCACATCGAAAAGCATGAGGTTGAAGCACGAGACACTAAGGTTGGCCCAGAGGAGATCACCAGGGATATCCCTAACGTTGGCGAAGAAGCTGTCCGCAATCTTGACGAGCACGGCATTATCCGCATTGGGGCAGAGGTTGGCCCCTCAGATATTTTAGTGGGCAAGATCACACCAAAAGGCGAAAAGGAATTGTCACCTGAAGAGCGGTTGTTGAAGGCCATCTTTGGTGAAAAATCGCGAGAAGTGAAGGACACTTCCTTGAAAATGCCACATGGCGAGCATGGCATTGTGGTTGATGTTAAGGTCTTTACCCGCGAAGAAAATCCAGACCTGAAAGCAGGTGTGGAGACCATGGTGCGAGTCAGTGTTGCTCAACGTCGCAAAGTGACTGAGGGTGATAAAATGGCGGGTCGTCATGGGAACAAAGGTGTGATTTCAATGATTGTTCCGGTTGAAGACATGCCGTTCCTTGATAATGGACGGACGATCGATGTGATCCTGAACCCGTTGAGCGTACCTGGTCGTATGAACCTCGGTCAAATACTGGAGACTCACCTTGGGTGGGCTGCTGAACGACTTGGTTTCAGAGCTGTAACCCCGGTATTTGATGGTGCAACTGAATATGAAATTGAGGCTGAGCTTGCCCGCGCGTGGATAATCGATCGAGCCTGGGAGGTCGCTGCACAGAAAGCCTGGGACTGGATAAAGGGTTTTGAGGGGTATGACCCCGAGATCATCAAAGACGATGATGAGGTGCGCTTGCTGTACCTTGAAGATTGGTTGGGCGATCGTGGATATAAGGTTCATGAATTCCCATCCGATCCCAATTACGCCCGCCGTTCCACAATGCGCGAATGGTTGCGTGACGAGGGCTATGATCCGGATAAAATTACCGCTTTTGAGGACGATGTTATCCCCGCTCATGAGCGACACGGTCAAGATTCTCGGGCGATTGATGCCTGCCTGAGGTTGTGGATGCAGTCTTTCGGTGTGAAGGTCAGTCAACAGCTTAAGAGTGAAGAGGTGCGAAGCAAAGCCCGCCAGGTGATGCAGGATTTCGATAAGCCTAAACCTACTCTTGGAAAACAGAAATTGCGCGATGGCAAGACGGGTGAATATTACGATCACCCGGTTACGGTTGGTCTGATGACGGTAATGAAACTGCATCATCTTGTAGAAGATAAAGTGCATGCCCGTGCGACGGGCCCATATAGCCTGGTTACCCAGCAGCCCTTGGGCGGGAAAGCCCAGTTTGGCGGTCAGCGTTTTGGAGAGATGGAAGTCTGGGCCCTGGAAGCCTATGGTGCGGCTTATACCTTGCAAGAGATGCTAACCGTAAAATCTGACGATGTTGAGGGCCGCAACAGTACCTATGAAGCCATCGTTAAAGGTGAAAAAATAAAAGATCCCGGCATCCCGGCTGCTTTTAAGGTCCTGGTTAAGGAATTGCAGAGTTTGGGTCTAGCAGTTGAAGCTGTTCTGGAAAACGGCGAGTTGATCACTTTTGGCAAGGATGAGGAAAAAAGCAAGAGCTTCAATCCACGCACCGGTTTGATCAGCCTTGGTCAGGATCTAGGGTGA